A single genomic interval of Rhododendron vialii isolate Sample 1 chromosome 3a, ASM3025357v1 harbors:
- the LOC131319786 gene encoding glutamate synthase 1 [NADH], chloroplastic-like isoform X2, with the protein MSVASSFLQTRTSPALFPPITKPFVNNQFHLSRIGLERRFYGLQSCGGERRLHLWQSEGPCRDPKLRVVVRSALSQVPEKPLGLYDPSFDKDSCGVGFVAELSAQMSRKTVTDGLEMLVRMSHRGACGCETNTGDGAGILVALPHEFYNEVTKDVGFELPPPGEYAVGMFFLPTSENRREQSKIVFAKVAESLGHTVLGWRSVPTDNLGLGESAKQTEPVIEQVFLTPTTRSKADFEQQLYILRRLSMVAIRAALNLQHGGVKDFYICSLSSRTVVYKGQLKPDQLKEYYYADLGDERFTSYMALVHSRFSTNTFPSWDRAQPMRLLGHNGEINTLRGNVNWMRAREGLLKCKELGLSKDEMKKLLPIADASSSDSGSFDGVLELLVRAGRSLPEAMMMMIPEAWQRDENMDPDRKALYEYFSALMEPWDGPALMSFSDGRYLGATLDRNGLRPGRFYITHSGRVIMASEVGVVDIPDEDVCAKGRLSPGMMLLVDFDKHVVVDDGALKQQYSLARPYGEWIKRQKIVLSDIVESVSESERVPPAIAGVLPASNDDDNMENMGIHGLLAPLKAFGYTVESLEMLLLPMAKDGVEALGSMGNDAPLAVMSNREKLTFEYFKQMFAQVTNPPIDPIREKIVTSMECMIGPEGDLTETCEEQCHRLSLKGPLLSIEQMEAIKKMDYRGWRSKVIDITYSKKCGRKGLEKTLDRICLEAHDAIKEGYTTVVLSDRAFSSNRVAVSSLLAVGAVHHHLVRNLERTRIGLVVESAEPREVHHFCTLVGFGADAICPYLAVEAIWRLQVDAKIPPKASGELRSKEELVKKYFKASNYGMMKVLAKMGISTLASYKGAQIFEAVGLSSEVMERCFAGTPSRVEGATFEVLALDALKLHELAFPKRLFPPGSAEDVSLPNPGDYHWRKDGEAHLNDPFAIAKLQEAAKGNSVVAYKEYSKRIQELNKTSNLRGLLKFKEAKVKVPLDEVEPASEIVKRFCTGAMSYGSISLEAHTTLAMAMNKIGGKSNTGEGGEIPSRMEPLPDGSMNPKRSAIKQIASGRFGVSIYYLSNADEIQIKMAQGAKPGEGGELPGHKVIGDIAETRNSTAGVGLISPPPHHDIYSIEDLAQLIHDLKNANPGARISVKLVSEAGVGVIASGVVKGHADHVLISGHDGGTGAARWTGIKNAGLPWELGLAETHQTLVANDLRGRTVLQVDGQLKTGRDVAIAALLGSEEFGFSTAPLITLGCIMMRKCHKNTCPVGIATQDPVLREKFAGEPEHVINFFFLLAEEVREIMSQLGFRTIKEMVGRSDMLEMDMEVAKGNEKLKNIDLSLLLRPAADIRPGAAQYCVQKQDHGLDMALDNKLINLSKAALDKGLPVYIETPICNVNRAVGTMLSNEVTKRYHLEGLPADKIHIKLNGSAGQSLGAFLAPGITLELEGDSNDYVGKGLSGGKIVVYPPKGSKFDPKENIVIGNVALYGATRGEAYFNGMAAERFCVRNSGVKAVVEGVGDHGCEYMTGGIVVVLGKTGRNFAAGMSGGVAYVLDTDAKFQSRCNLELVDLDKVDEVEDIMTLRMLIQQHQRHTNSQLAREVLADFDNILPKFVKVFPRDYKRVLAIMKEKSVTKEAEAANAKQADEKEEAELQEKDGFEELKKLAALSSNGTGSQKVEEAEPVKRPTQVPDAVKHRGFIAYERKGVAYRDPNVRMSDWKEVMEEKKSSALLKTQSARCMDCGTPFCHQENSGCPLGNKIPEFNELVYQNRWREALDRLLETNNFPEFTGRVCPAPCEGSCVLGINENPVSIKSIECAIIDKAFEEGWMVPRPPLKRTRKRVVVVGSGPAGLAAADQLNKKGHFVTVFERSNRIGGLMMYGVPNMKIEKWVVQRRVDLMQKEGINFVVNADIGKDPLYSLDRLREENDAIVLAVGATIPRDLPVPGRELSGVHFAMEFLHSNTKSLLDSNLEDGKYISAKGKKVVVIGGGDTGTDCIGTSIRHGCSSVLNLEILSEPPQTRAPGNPWPQWPRILRVDYGHEEAAAKFGKDPRSYEVLTKRFVGENGVVKGLEIVRVQWEKDASGKFQLKEVEGSEEIIEADLVLLAMGFLGPESTLADKLGLERDNRSNFKAEYGRFSTSLDGVFAAGDCRRGQSLVVWAITEGRQAAAQVDKYLTREEEEEDQTINQLRPDDIVTRQQDSIKETGQIERTNVYF; encoded by the exons ATGTCTGTAGCTTCGAGTTTTCTCCAGACTCGAACAAGCCCGGCTCTGTTCCCTCCGATTACCAAGCCTTTTGTTAACAACCAGTTCCACTTGAGCAGAATTGGTCTGGAGAGGAGATTCTATGGGTTGCAATCGTGTGGGGGCGAGAGAAGACTGCATCTATGGCAATCGGAGGGGCCCTGTCGTGATCCGAAGCTCAGAGTGGTGGTGCGGTCGGCATTGTCTCAAGTTCCCGAAAAGCCCCTGGGTCTATACGATCCCTCGTTCGATAAGGACTCGTGTGGGGTCGGATTCGTCGCCGAATTATCCGCCCAAATGAGCCGGAAAACG GTGAcggatgggttggagatgctggTGCGTATGTCGCACAGGGGAGCTTGTGGGTGCGAGACTAATACCGGTGATGGGGCCGGGATTCTCGTTGCTCTTCCTCACGAGTTCTATAACGAG GTCACTAAGGATGTGGGGTTTGAGCTACCACCGCCAGGGGAATACGCTGTGGGCATGTTCTTCCTGCCTACCTCTGAAAATCGAAGGGAACAAAGCAAAATTGTGTTTGCAAAG GTTGCGGAATCGCTTGGGCATACGGTTCTTGGTTGGCGATCTGTGCCGACAGATAACTTAGGATTGGGTGAGTCAGCAAAGCAGACTGAACCTGTTATTGAGCAAGTGTTTCTTACACCCACTACCAGGTCAAAAGCTGATTTTGAGCAACAG TTATACATATTAAGGAGGCTTTCAATGGTAGCAATTCGAGCTGCATTAAACCTTCAACATGGCGGAGTGAAGGACTTCTATATATGCTCCCTTTCCTCGAG GACTGTTGTCTATAAAGGTCAGTTGAAGCCCGACCAGTTGAAGGAATATTATTATGCTGACCTTGGCGATGAAAGGTTTACGAGCTACATGGCCCTG GTACACTCAAGATTCTCAACAAACACATTTCCTAGCTGGGATCGCGCTCAGCCAATGCGTCTATTAGGTCATAATGGGGAAATCAACACACTTCGTGGAAACGTAAACTG GATGAGGGCTCGCGAAGGCCTTCTGAAGTGCAAGGAGCTTGGATTGTCAAAGGATGAGATGAAGAAGCTTCTACCCATAGCAGACGCCAGCTCATCTGACTCAG GGTCTTTTGACGGTGTTCTGGAGCTTTTGGTCCGAGCTGGTAGAAGTCTTCCTGAAgctatgatgatgatgattccTGAAGCCTGGCAAAGGGACGAGAATATGGATCCTGATCGCAAAGCATTGTATGAATACTTTTCAGCCCTCATGGAACCATGGGATGGTCCTGCTTTGATGTCAT TTTCTGATGGCCGTTATCTTGGAGCTACACTGGACCGAAATGGACTGCGTCCAGGTCGATTTTATATTACACACAGTGGACGGGTTATAATGGCAAGTGAAGTTGGAGTAGTTGATATTCCAGATGAAGATGTGTGTGCGAAAGGAAGACTTAGCCCTGGCATGATGCTTCTGGTGGATTTTGATAAGCATGTTGTTGTCGATGATGGAGCATTGAAGCAACAGTATTCGCTTGCAAGACCTTACGGAGAGTGGATCAAAAGGCAAAAGATAGTGCTGAGTGACATAGTAGAATCTGTTAGTGAATCTGAGAGGGTTCCTCCGGCTATAGCAGGAGTTTTGCCC GCATCGAATGATGACGACAACATGGAAAATATGGGCATTCATGGTTTGTTGGCTCCACTGAAGGCTTTTGG TTACACTGTTGAATCCCTGGAGATGCTGCTACTGCCAATGGCAAAAGACGGTGTTGAGGCCCTGGGTTCCATGGGAAATGATGCTCCTTTGGCTGTGATGTCCAATCGGGAGAAACTCACATTTGAATATTTCAAGCAGATGTTTGCTCAAGTTACAAACCCTCCTATTGATCCCATTAGGGAGAAGATAGTCACCTCCATGGAGTGCATGATTGGTCCTGAAGGTGATCTCACTGAGACGTGTGAAGAACAATGCCACCGCCTCTCGCTAAAAGGTCCCCTTCTATCCATTGAACAAATGGAAGCAATAAAAAAGATGGATTATAGAGGATGGCGCAGCAAAGTTATCGACATAACATACTCTAAGAAGTGTGGTAGGAAAGGTTTGGAGAAGACATTGGATAGGATATGTTTGGAAGCTCATGATGCAATTAAGGAGGGATACACAACGGTGGTGCTCTCCGACAGAG CCTTTTCATCCAATCGTGTTGCTGTAAGCTCACTTTTGGCGGTGGGTGCTGTCCATCATCATCTAGTCAGAAACCTTGAACGAACTCGGATTGGCTTAGTTGTAGAGTCTGCTGAGCCTCGAGAAGTGCACCACTTTTGTACATTAGTTGGATTTGGCGCAGATGCTATATGCCCTTATTTGGCTGTAGAGGCAATTTGGAGACTGCAGGTTGATGCAAAAATTCCGCCAAAGGCAAGTGGTGAGTTGCGCTCTAAGGAAGAGCTGGTCAAGAAGTATTTCAAAGCAAGCAACTATGGTATGATGAAGGTTCTTGCCAAGATGGGGATATCTACTTTGGCCTCATACAAGGGTGCTCAGATATTTGAAGCAGTGGGCCTCTCATCAGAAGTAATGGAGAGGTGCTTCGCTGGAACTCCAAGCAGAGTTGAGGGGGCAACATTTGAAGTATTAGCCCTGGATGCGCTTAAGTTGCATGAGCTGGCCTTTCCTAAAAGGTTATTCCCTCCTGGGAGTGCAGAGGATGTATCATTGCCCAATCCTGGAGATTATCACTGGAGGAAAGATGGTGAGGCCCACCTGAATGACCCCTTCGCTATAGCTAAGCTGCAAGAGGCTGCCAAAGGTAATAGTGTAGTGGCGTATAAAGAATACTCTAAGCGCATACAGGAGCTAAACAAAACCAGTAATTTGCGGGGGCTATTGAAATTTAAAGAGGCAAAGGTGAAGGTTCCTTTAGATGAAGTCGAACCAGCCAGTGAGATAGTAAAGCGGTTTTGCACGGGAGCTATGAGTTATGGTTCGATATCATTGGAGGCACACACAACCCTTGCGATGGCTATGAATAAGATTGGAGGGAAGTCGAACACAG GTGAGGGAGGTGAGATCCCCTCCCGTATGGAGCCTCTTCCAGATGGTTCAATGAACCCGAAAAGGAGTGCAATTAAGCAGATTGCTAGTGGAAGATTCGGCGTTTCAATTTATTACCTCTCGAATGCTGATGAGATACAAATAAAAATGGCTCAG GGGGCCAAGCCTGGTGAAGGAGGTGAACTTCCAGGCCACAAAGTTATTGGAGATATTGCTGAAACTAGGAATTCCACTGCTGGCGTGGGACTCATCAGCCCACCTCCCCATCATGATATTTATTCAATTGAAGACCTCGCTCAATTGATTCACGATCTTAAG AATGCTAATCCAGGGGCTCGAATTAGCGTGAAGTTGGTGTCTGAAGCTGGAGTGGGAGTAATTGCAAGTGGAGTTGTGAAGGGGCATGCCGATCATGTCTTGATCTCAGGTCATGATGGAGGAACAGGTGCTGCCCGTTGGACTGGGATAAAAAATGCTGGTCTCCCTTGGGAACTTGGTCTTGCCGAAACCCACCAAACCCTAGTTGCTAATGACCTTCGTGGCCGAACAGTACTCCAGGTAGATGGCCAACTTAAAACTGGAAGGGATGTGGCCATTGCTGCGCTACTTGGTTCAGAGGAATTTGGTTTCAGTACAGCTCCCCTCATTACCCTTGGTTGTATCATGATGCGGAAGTGCCATAAAAATACTTGTCCAGTTGGAATTGCTACCCAAGATCCAGTACTGAGAGAGAAGTTTGCCGGAGAACCCGAGCACGTGattaactttttcttcttgctaGCAGAAGAGGTGCGAGAAATCATGTCTCAGCTTGGGTTTCGGACCATCAAGGAAATGGTTGGTCGTTCGGATATGCTTGAAATGGACATGGAAGTGGCAAAGGGCAACGAGAAGCTAAAGAATATCGATCTCTCACTATTACTTAGACCTGCTGCTGACATCCGCCCAGGAGCCGCCCAGTATTGTGTACAGAAACAAGATCATGGTTTGGACATGGCTTTGGACAACAAGCTCATAAATCTATCCAAAGCTGCTTTGGATAAAGGTCTACCTGTGTACATTGAAACACCAATTTGCAATGTGAATCGGGCAGTTGGAACAATGCTTAGCAATGAGGTCACAAAGCGCTATCATCTGGAGGGGCTTCCTGCTGATAAGATCCATATCAAACTCAATGGGAGTGCGGGCCAGAGCCTTGGAGCATTTCTCGCCCCTGGTATTACTTTGGAGCTCGAGGGTGATAGCAATGACTATGTTGGTAAAGGTCTATCAGGTGGCAAGATTGTTGTTTATCCTCCAAAAGGAAGCAAATTTGATCCCAAGGAAAACATTGTGATAGGTAATGTTGCTCTCTACGGCGCTACACGGGGGGAGGCTTATTTTAACGGAATGGCAGCAGAAAGAttttgtgtgcgtaattctgggGTAAAAGCAGTTGTAGAAGGTGTTGGTGATCACGGTTGTGAGTACATGACTGGTGGAATCGTTGTCGTGCTTGGGAAAACAGGGAGGAACTTTGCTGCAGGCATGAGTGGTGGTGTTGCCTATGTTCTTGATACGGACGCCAAGTTCCAATCCCGATGCAACCTTGAGCTGGTAGATCTTGATAAAGTTGATGAAGTAGAGGATATTATGACTCTAAGAATGTTGATACAGCAGCATCAGCGTCACACAAACAGCCAACTAGCCAGAGAAGTGCTTGCGGACTTTGATAATATCTTACCTAAATTTGTCAAGGTGTTCCCTAGAGATTATAAGCGGGTTCTTGCAATCATGAAGGAAAAATCAGTTACCAAAGAGGCTGAAGCTGCGAATGCTAAACAAGCTGACGAGAAAGAAGAGGCAGAATTGCAGGAGAAAGATGGTTTTGAAGAGCTTAAGAAGTTGGCAGCTTTGTCATCCAATGGGACAGGCAGTCAG AAAGTTGAAGAGGCTGAACCAGTGAAAAGGCCAACTCAAGTACCTGACGCTGTAAAACATAGGGGATTCATTGCTTATGAGCGTAAGGGTGTTGCTTACAGAGATCCTAATGTTCGGATGAGTGATTGGAAGGAGGTCATGGAAGAGAAAAAATCCAGCGCACTTCTAAAGACTCAATCTGCTCGCTGTATGGACTGTGGCACTCCCTTCTGCCACCAG GAGAATTCTGGGTGTCCTCTGGGTAATAAAATACCTGAATTCAACGAGTTGGTATACCAGAATAGGTGGCGCGAAGCATTGGATCGGCTTTTGGAGACTAATAATTTCCCGGAGTTTACTGGTCGGGTGTGCCCTGCACCCTGTGAGGGTTCTTGTGTACTTGGCATAAATGAGAATCCTGTATCCATCAAAAGCATTGAATGTGCTATCATAGATAAGGCTTTTGAGGAAGGGTGGATGGTGCCACGGCCTCCCCTCAAAAGGACCAG GAAAcgagttgttgttgttgggagTGGACCCGCTGGATTGGCTGCTGCGGATCAGTTGAATAAAAAGGGCCACTTTGTGACAGTGTTTGAGCGCTCTAATCGTATTGGGGGCCTGATGATGTATGGAGTTCCTAACATGAAGATTGAAAAATGGGTTGTTCAACGACGGGTTGACCTCATGCAAAAGGAAGGCATCAATTTTGTCGTTAATGCTGATATTGGAAAAGATCCTTTGTATTCCCTAGATCGGCTTCGAGAGGAGAATGATGCCATAGTTTTAGCTGTAGGAGCCACTATTCCAAG GGACTTACCTGTACCTGGACGGGAACTGTCGGGGGTCCATTTCGCCATGGAGTTTCTTCATTCAAATACAAAAAGTTTGCTTGATAGCAATCTTGAGGATGGGAAATACATCTCTGCCAAGGGTAAGAAGGTAGTTGTGATTGGTGGAGGTGATACAGGTACAGATTGCATTGGAACATCTATCCGGCACGGTTGTAGTAGCGTTTTAAATCTGGAGATTCTCTCTGAGCCTCCTCAAACTAGGGCTCCAGGCAACCCTTGGCCACAG TGGCCCCGTATATTGCGGGTAGATTATGGGCACGAGGAAGCTGCTGCCAAGTTTGGTAAGGACCCGAGATCTTATGAGGTATTGACTAAGCGGTTTGTGGGAGAGAATGGAGTTGTGAAAGGACTTGAGATAGTACGCGTGCAGTGGGAGAAGGATGCTAGTGGGAAGTTTCAACTTAAGGAAGTAGAAGGCTCTGAGGAGATTATTGAGGCAGACCTGGTCCTTCTAGCGATGGGCTTCCTTGGTCCCGAGTCG ACACTAGCAGACAAACTGGGCTTGGAGCGAGACAACCGATCGAACTTCAAGGCAGAGTATGGTCGATTCTCAACCAGCTTAGACGGCGTTTTTGCAGCTGGGGATTGTCGGCGGGGCCAGTCCCTGGTAGTTTGGGCTATCACAGAAGGTCGACAAGCTGCTGCACAAGTCGACAAGTATCTCactagagaagaagaagaagaagaccaaACCATCAATCAATTAAGACCAGATGACATTGTCACGAGGCAGCAAGATAGCATCAAAGAGACA GGCCAAATAGAAAGAACCAATGTATACTTCTAG